aattagaaaaaaagggaaattgggtaatttaagaaaaatgagggaTACATTGTAATTGAACTTTTTACTATGAAATTTAGATAAAGTTtactttatataaattgaactaaataaatgacaaatataatatttatgagGTGACATTGTGCATAATTACCTACTTATACTATCTAACGGTTAGATTGGGGTTAGATATGGATCGGCCAACTTAGCCGAAGCCAGCCACATGGGCTTCGAAATTTAGTGGGCCAAGCGGGCCCAGCACTTTAACTGGCCTTAAAATGACTAGTACATGTGGTCGGGCCGATCCTCTTTAATTCGTTTtatgttgtttttttttaaaaaaaaacgtAATAAATTCTAACCTAAAGATGCCTTACATGATAGATAACATAAATTCTAAccaaatcataaatcataattaaataatGTCGATAATACTTATATTAAGTACCaattaacataaaatattttcagttgtTAATAATGCCCATTAAGTTGGGGATTATCACATTGATTTGTTGATTTCGGTACAATTTAATTAACTGGATATGATGTATGCCTTCTGATTGATTTGTTGATCCTAGTACTAATTTGGTTATTTTCAATTCAAGTTTGACTTTAAAGTAAAAATTTGGTTGTAACTTTGTGTCATTTTCTTTATACGTTATCATAAATAGCATGCAAGGGCAAACTTTGGGAAACGTGAGGACGGCTCACTGGAGGGAGCCAGATCCTCATGGATCTGCTCTATTAAAGTAGGGGTACGTCAATTCAAATTATTTGCCTAACAATCAGGATTCGTAAAAGTTTAATCATAGAAGTTGTTCAAGATGTGATCGACGCTAAGTAAGGACTGACATAAATTAATGCAAGCTCCAAATCACCAGGtatataacataaaatataCCTCCTAATCACGTGTATTCTCTACAAGATgaataagagagaaagaaaTAATTGTTTTTTGGTAACATGGAGCTTTAACGAGTACATGCATGGAATATTAAAATTTGTAGAGTCAATGCAGACGGAAAAGGGGGATCAAATGACATGTGAATTACGTAGAATATGGAAGAAGGTAAAAAGAAAGAGTCTAAAAaggtccaaaaaaaaaatacttattttatttatttttttagttttatatttGAATTGTGTGAGTTTTTCTACCTGAATTATCACTGAATGTTTATCGAAACAAATCTCAACTATCAATTATTCACTTTTCCTACTTGATTGATGAGATATTTCAGGTAGAAAAAGTGAATAATTGATAGTTAAAGCCTGATAAACATTTGATGATAGTTCAAATAGAAAATTCACACACCTAATAATTAAAgcatgaaattcaaaaaaattaaaatattttaatgtagTTTTAACCTTTCACTCTAAAAACAACTCATAAAGTTCTAACTAATTATTCGAGATCCGAACAAGAGTTGAAACTTCCGTTTTAAGTCACTAATAAAATGTGTAAAATGAAAAGAGGAAATGTGAGTATAAATGGATCGTCTAACTTATTTTCACTCGCAATCTAAAATTCTTTTACACTAttaacaacataattttattattaaatcaTGTTATTTTGCTACTATTAATTTATTCACGGTGTTAATCTTGTTTACACCATCATGTGCATGGAAAAAATTTCCGGTGTATATAAATATGCCTTCACCTAGACATATAGGTGTATAAGCCTTTAAGCAGTTATTGTTGATACAATATGGGTACAACTTTTGTAGCTGAACTAGTGATCACCGTTCTAGTCTTGCAACATCCTATAGCTTCTGTATTAGCTACAAAAGGAAAGACGGTAACAATTTTAAGCATCGATGGAGGTGGCATTAGAGGCATTATTCCTGGCACTATTCTTGCATTTCTTGAATCTAAACTTCAggtatatacatacatattcatCAACATCCATTGCGCGCTACTAGCTGTTTTTTCTTCTCCTATGTTTTGTGagctatatataatatattgcaTGCAATGATCGAAACATAAAACTTTTTATGGTTATGTTAGGAACTTGATGGACCAAACGCAAGAATTGCTGACTATTTTGATGTGGTAGCTGGAACAAGCACGGGTGGACTTGTAACCACAATGCTCACAGCCCCAAACAAGGATAATCGCCCTTTATATGCTGCAAAAGATATTACCAACTTCTACATGGAACACGGCCCTAAAATCTTTAGTGGGAGCAGGTAATTACAAGAATTGACAATCTAACTAGTGCTAATTTTGTTGAAGAGtatttaaaatcatttaattatttcGATGAAGACTTTACTGATGgcaaatttgtatatatatgtgcaaTGAAGCCGCAACAACTTCGTGAAGAAGATGTTAAATTTATTTGGGGGACCAAAGTATGATGGCAAATACCTGAGATCGTTGGTTAGATCGGAACTAGGCAATCTGACTATGAAGCAAACATTGACTCATACACTTGTCCCAACTTTTGATATCAAACGCCTTCAACCCATCATTTTCACAACTAGTGATGTACGTACAATATTTCTTTACTTAATTAATAAagtctaatatatatattacttataTTGATGGCTGATATTTATGTATACACTGAGTAGGCCAGAGCAAGTGTGTCTAAGAATGCACTGCTATCGGACGTTTGTGTTGGTACCTCAGCAGCACCCACTTATTTCCCTGTACATTATTTTGAGACCAAGGATGCTCAAGGAAAAATACGTACATTTGATCTCGTTGATGGAGGTGTAGCTGCAAATAATCCAGTGAGATTCTTGATACTAACGTGTAACTTTATTCGCACACCCAAcaacttgagatatttggactACGTACGTACCACTAATATTAATTCTTTGAATATACTGACAGACTCTACTAGCAATTACTCACATATCAAGAGAAGTCATGAAGAGAAGAGTGGAATATGAGGATATGAAAAGTTTGGACTGCAAGAAAATGTTGGTTTTGTCACTGGGCACTGGTACAGGCAAGAATAAAGAAAAGTATAATGCTGCAACAGCTTCAAAATGGGGCCTACTTGGTTGGATGTACAACCATGGTGCCAGTCCATTGCTAGACATTTATAGTGATGCAATTACTGATATTGTGGATATACATGTTTCAGCCATGTTTCAGTCCCTTCACAACCAGAAGAATTACCTCAGAATTCAGGTTTCATCATCAACTTCAGTTCATGTTTTAAGCATTCCTCTTGATACCTTAGTTGCTCCAACTGTTATAAAATGTCAACTGATACGTGTTAGattcttcaaaaaatatatagtgCATATATATTTGAAGGATCAgtaatatttttgaaagtttgaGCAACATAACTTAACACACATGTATACGCCTGACCTAATAAATTTGTACAGAACGATAGTATGATCGGGGAGGCGGCATCAACGGATATTTCAACCATAAAAAATATGCAGACACTCGTGCAGACTGGTAAAGATCTACTGAAGAAGCCTGTGTCAAGGGTCAACTTGGAGACGGGCCGCGTTGAAGCAGTTCATGGAGAAGGCACCAACGAAGAAGCTCTGACTCGTTTTGCTAAGTTGCTTTCAGAGGAAAGAAAGCTTCGACCTTTAGGGACGGCTCAATAAAATTAGTAACATTAGACTAAAgaaagataaattattttttctagcCGTTTGAGATGCAAATTTCATCTTAGTTTGTTATCGTATTATTTTAGATTGAGAGCTTGTTCTTGTACAACACTTTGTCAAAGACTAGTTATCAATAgcaccttttttattttatttattattgtaatAATGTTTTAATTCATCATTTCATTTGTCAAATTTCAAAACATTATACTTCAATTGCCTAATCACTTCTTCCAAACATTGTACTTCAATTATTATACGTTCGAAGAAGCAATTTTTACTGTTGGAGCTATTCCCTTAGTTGAGTCCTTGCCTCTGGCTTGGGTTCTTAAGCAATTGGGCGGATTAATACTGTATTACTGTATCATTCTGGGGACCACCTCCCTTCGCTTCAGAGTCTTAGGCGCAGCTCTTCTAGTCAGAGAAGAGTCCAGTTGCGAACCTGTGCACTCCTATCCTATTGTTGCTTCTATCATCATGATAGGGAATCGGTCGACTGAACACCAAACTGATCTGATTCAAATTTCACATCCTGTTTACATGCGATTTGGCGGGTTAGGTTTGTTGGTGTCAAGATCGGTATGCCTTTTAGTAGTAGTTGACTTAAGCGCACCTGAACTATCCATAGTCGTCTATTTACGAATTCTTACTAGTTCTCCGCACAACTTTTGTGCAGTTGAAGACTATCATGCCTGTCTAAGGGCTATAGTCACAGTGATCCTCCTATTCAACTACTTCGACCCATCCTCTGCATTGTGCCCTAGATATGCCATTTTCACCCATTCCCGAATAAGCAGAAAGTTTAGGAAGATATCAACCATGAATGGAAGGTCTCCTATAAGCCTGAAGGTCCTACTAAGTGGTCTAAGTCTTCTGGAGTTAATAGTCATTAgcacttcaattttttttaaaaaaattccccCTTCTTTTGGCAAACAATGTTTTATTTGAGTGGCACATATTGTCAATTTGTCGTTGTACTTCAGGTTAATAACATGGAGTGGTGGATCATAATTGTTGTCTAAACTGATTCAATTTATGTTAATTAACTTTAGGATGATcatttaaataaagaaaattgatTCAAGGTAACAGAAAGTATGATAGTTTGGCCAAACTGCGGAAGACAGCAGAATCTGAGAGCATAGAGCACAAGGCCTACAAAAGCTGAAAGCACAAATTTAAGGAACGCTGTAGGTTGTCAATAACAAATTTCAGTGGAGCAAACGATGATTCATATAGCTGACACCAACTTGCTTGGATAGAGGTGCAATTTCTGTTATATGTTTGTCAAATCCTTGCTTTGTTGAATTCATTCAGCTGTTTTACATTACACAGCTATCAGAAAGTACTTTAAAGATTGATAGTTAACTCATACATACAACTTTCAAAGGGTTTCAATATCTTTGAATTTTGCCATTGCATCTGTATAGTTGTGTTGAAGCTCCATTTTTGTTATTAATACACAAAAGATAAGATCCAAGGTCTGCAGGGCAATTCCCCTGGACTATAAACATATCTTCCTTTCAAGTTATATACATTGATGAGGGGGAGTACCTCCTGGCTCCAACTCCCGATGCCTCCAAGCTATCTACAGAGCACATTGATAAAGGTCTGTAATGTATTTACAAGTCGAGCTCTCTTTAGAAAACCACATCAATAAAGATGAGTACTCCTATTTAGAACTTCGGAAGATAGTATATGAAGCTTGTTTCCAAGCCACTGCACCAGATGGGCATGTAAGCCACTGCACCAGATGGGCATGTACTCATAATAGTCGACCCAGAATGTGTCTGTTCTTTAATGGGAATGAACTGGGGATGACCATGGGAGTTGAACGAGCAAAATAACACAGTCCCATCGCTATGTTGGAATACGAATAATGTCATTGCTTTCGTGTACGCATTTAGCTTTAGGGGCAGGCAGACATTAAAGTGAATTTGCCCATCTGAAGACTCCATTCTTCAGATCACAACTTTTACTTCTTTGCCAGCTCTTTCTGAGTGCTATCTTTCTAATGACACATGCACCGCATCAAGTTTATAACTTAGCTTCTCTCTCTTAGAATGCAAATTTTCCTGTCAAAGGTATACTATGGCATGAAGAAACACAACCAGCAAAAGAGTAAAGGGAAGAAAGGGACTGGATGTACATACTGTTAGTCTTATTCCATTAAGTTGCTGGACAAAAGAAGGAACTTCTGGCTGATGCGAGATTCTCACAAATGGATGTTCTAGCAACATGCTAGCTGATGTCCTCTCTGCTGGATTTCTACGGAAACAACAATGCAAGAAATCTTTCCCTTCTGGTGATAATGTTTCAGGTATTGGAGGGGTATCTTTTAGAACCTTGAACATTGCTGCAGCCTgcaataattaaattaattgatAGAATCAACTTCAAAGATTTGTAAGTGTAAAATTTGAATATAGCATTGCATGATCTTGATCTTTGGTGAAATTATACAAAGAAAGATTGCACAAGTAGAGTATAAACTGCACAAGTAGAGTATAAACAATACTGGCCATGATTTTTCTGCTGCTTGACTTTCCTCCATTTCTGATGTTAAAAAGTTCAAGCAGAAATTAATGATTTGATTATTCGTAACttgattttgagttttgacCAAAGGCAAATCTAAACACAGTGAAAGATAACTTTAACTCTGTTAGACGGCCAATGACAAAAATAAAGGTACATTGGGAGAAATCAGATATTTGCTTACACTAATACCCTGGTCTAACGGAATACCAACTGCACAACTAGAGTAACAAATTCATGACCCCTAGACCCAAGAAACTGTAGCATGATTAGTCTTTGTTTGCTAAGTTGTTGGAGTCAGGGTAATCTAAGGCGGCATGTCAAGAACTAGATCATTGTTGGGAAAGATCACGTACAAGCTAAAAATGCAGAAATAAAGTCCTTACTGCTTCATATTCACTCCAAGGAGGTTTGCCATTCAGCATCTCAATTATAGTACAACCCAAACTCCATATATCAATAGCTAAGGCAAGATCGCTACTATTATCTGTCTGCATAACAGATTGCAAGAGCTGCAGGAAACAGAAAACATAAGCTGTGGAAGGTGAAAGAACGTTATTAGAAAGATGTGCTGTTGAGGGGAAGTACCTCAGGAGCCATCCAATATGGACTTCCTTTTAAAGAGAGATTAGCTGAGTTCCCGTTTAGCTGCATAAGAAAGACTTAAGgttcaaagaaaaataaaacactaGCTTGGTCTGGCAACAACCAGTCTGTCAGTCTAAGATCTTTTGATTATACATCTTAGAGTGACAACATTAAAAATTTGTTACCACTATTAATGTTGTTTTTCTGGATATAACATTCTTGTTTGACATAGTAATTGTTGATATAGTAGCACAAGAGAATGTTTGCATCTAAAACGCATAATAACAGTCTACTATGAAGAGATTTACCATGTAAAGCACAAAGATCTATGGATCAATCATTACATTCTACTGAATAGAACATTCTTTACTCGAAAAAACTGCAAACTGAAAAATGATTTGAGATAGAGTAATGTACATGCTTAGCCATCCCAAAGTCTGCAAGCTTGACAACCCCATAAGCATCAACAAGCAAATTAGCCCCTTTAATGTCCCTATACAAGAAAACATTTCAAAATTGTTCTTCAGAAGGTTCTATATCTTATTTCTGTCACAGTTGAATATCTGACTATTACCTGTGAATGGTCTTTTTACTATGCAAGTAAGCTAACCCGCAAAGAATATGGCGAGTGAAATTCCTCACAATAGATTCTGTAATTTCTCCGCAATGGTCTTGGATAAATTTATTGATAGAACCAGGATGAACATATTCCAGATAAATATAAAACCGGTCATCAACCTGCAATATCAAAGAAGAAAACACTTTCACTGAAGAGTATGTGCAAGGATGAATCAAATTTATAACTTGTAACAATTTCTTACTATTTCACTTCCATAATACTGGACAATGTTTGGGTGCTTGAGCTGGCTGAGAACATTGATTTCCTGGACCAACATAAGGAATAAAGATTACGAAATGTTGAAACCATTTCAAGCTTGAAACTTAAGGGGCAAAGATAATGTTTTGCATTGAAATGACATTCAGCTTCAACTACTCATGAAAATAGATAACCAACTGCTCTGTCAAGTGATATTCAGATTTGATCATTCATGACCACTATACTCGGCAACTGGTGCTTCTATTTCTGAGCATTCTTTCAGTTCATCAGTTAAGAGGGAAACACTTGAGAGTTTGAAGATTCTACACCATAGTGACTACTTCAACCAATCAAGCAATTTGTATATCTATATAGCTAACCAAAAACATGGATGTAAAACTAACATCCCAAGAAAGCcagagaaaataattttctgTTGCAGGTTAAAGTGAAAAGCTTTGTAATCTCCACTCACTAATTCATAAACTTAAAGCTGTTAACCCACAACATAGTAATTTTATAactctaaaaattttaaaaggaaaaacagatttttttaaaaaattaaattgaattagATCAATTTTCtgtttcaaaattaaaatttaaatatattcaaaaattataaattataatttttcatgttaatatgataaaaaatatattataaaatattgatcaaagtttacataatttaatttgaatcTCGAAAAAAGAAAAGTGTCACATGAATTGAAACAATAAGGGGTCGTTTGATAGTTGGTAAGAGTTATATGCGTGTATTATTAATGCAAGAGACAAGTTACGATATAATCTacgtattattttatgcatgttAGTAAGTTAAAGACTGTTTGTATGTTCTATGTTACCGTGCAAAGCCTTCATTGTCTCCCTTAATTGCACCCTTTCAGTTTCTTTATTGGCCAAGCTTTTTTGTACTTTAAATATCACATGCAGTAATGCAGATAGACCCCGAACATCAAATATTTCAGCCGATTCAAGCAATGCAGGTGTACCCATTAATGAATTTTGATAACACCAGTCAAAATCTATATGGAGAATCCAAGTATTCAAGGATTATGAAACAAACACAGTGAAGGAAATCTTACCTGTTCTAGCTGCCTTATAGACTCAGCAGATTTTGGGTCATCTGGTAATACTTCAACTTCTTTCAATGCACATAAAGCTCCTGTCTCTCTGGTTAAGAAAAATTCATAGAATTACATTAGAAAATATTGAaggatttaagttatatacaccGGTAGTGTTAAAGAATTTTTATTCAATCAGCATGTTATGAGCATCATACAGACAAACAACGACATCCACCAATAACATTATGTACCGGTTTGATGCTACGTAAACACTTCCAAATGTCCCACGTCCAATAAGCTTTCCTTTTTTCCACTGGCCTTTAATAGGTGTTATATCTGCTTTAAGGGTAGGTGGTGAAACTGGAGGAGTAGCTAGAGGAGGAAGGGGTAAAGGATGGACATTGCCTTGAGCACAATTCTCACAACGCGCCATTGAGCACTGATCATTTGGTAGTGGATGATGTAAAGGTGAAGCATGTCCACTTGGACTCCTGGATCTTCGCTGAGGACTTAATCTTGGactgtgaagaggagagtcatCAACACTAAAAGCATGGTTATAAGAGAAGCCTAAACCATGAGGGGCATCTGAAGGAGGCATCTCAGGGGCAGACCAAACTTGAAAAACACTAGGGGGTGTGACGAAAAGAGGACTCATTGTATGATCACCATTTTTCAGTTGGCTATGTGCAGGACTTGCATAAGGACTAGTTGGAGCACTAGTCCAAAAATCAGGAGGGATTCTTTCTGGGACAAGCAGCATCCGAGGTGGCATCTTCCTGGACAATGGAGTTGCAGAGTGCTCTGTTCTCTTTCGAGCATCTTGGCTTGATAGTCTGCTGAAATATTAAACAAAGAACAAAAACATTAGGTCTACATAATCTGAAACCTACAATAAatgactacaacaacaacatatccgtGTAAATCCACAAGTGAGGTTTGGAAAAGTAAAGTGTACCCAAATCTTACCCATACCTTATGTAGGTAGAAAGGTTGTTTCGATAGGCACTTGACTCAAGGAAAGCATAAACACAGCATTTATGGAAACATAAGAAGTAACAACACCAGGATAGTAAGAAAACCGAAGCATAAGAGACAACAAGTAGTTAAATACAATAAATGCCCAAATTTATTCATGGAAAAAAGAAATCTTGACACCAAATAATTCGAAGATTTTAAC
The sequence above is a segment of the Solanum dulcamara chromosome 11, daSolDulc1.2, whole genome shotgun sequence genome. Coding sequences within it:
- the LOC129873982 gene encoding mitogen-activated protein kinase kinase kinase 5-like, with protein sequence MHWWQSAFSSSTRASTSNRKIHSDDSVIVTRGGTRGVLISALFGTRSRIHQISRKKKPQHRGGDHKVDVRDDWHSQYSYESSPAEGRPPPQPLPLPELHVMLRQHPNLVQAPSVPLPSPREGIAHHKAGEETDRERLDAFNGDAHNHNNGGATQEGRLSSQDARKRTEHSATPLSRKMPPRMLLVPERIPPDFWTSAPTSPYASPAHSQLKNGDHTMSPLFVTPPSVFQVWSAPEMPPSDAPHGLGFSYNHAFSVDDSPLHSPRLSPQRRSRSPSGHASPLHHPLPNDQCSMARCENCAQGNVHPLPLPPLATPPVSPPTLKADITPIKGQWKKGKLIGRGTFGSVYVASNRETGALCALKEVEVLPDDPKSAESIRQLEQEINVLSQLKHPNIVQYYGSEIVDDRFYIYLEYVHPGSINKFIQDHCGEITESIVRNFTRHILCGLAYLHSKKTIHRDIKGANLLVDAYGVVKLADFGMAKHLNGNSANLSLKGSPYWMAPELLQSVMQTDNSSDLALAIDIWSLGCTIIEMLNGKPPWSEYEAAAAMFKVLKDTPPIPETLSPEGKDFLHCCFRRNPAERTSASMLLEHPFVRISHQPEVPSFVQQLNGIRLTENLHSKREKLSYKLDAVHVSLER
- the LOC129872559 gene encoding patatin-like protein 3, which codes for MGTTFVAELVITVLVLQHPIASVLATKGKTVTILSIDGGGIRGIIPGTILAFLESKLQELDGPNARIADYFDVVAGTSTGGLVTTMLTAPNKDNRPLYAAKDITNFYMEHGPKIFSGSSRNNFVKKMLNLFGGPKYDGKYLRSLVRSELGNLTMKQTLTHTLVPTFDIKRLQPIIFTTSDARASVSKNALLSDVCVGTSAAPTYFPVHYFETKDAQGKIRTFDLVDGGVAANNPTLLAITHISREVMKRRVEYEDMKSLDCKKMLVLSLGTGTGKNKEKYNAATASKWGLLGWMYNHGASPLLDIYSDAITDIVDIHVSAMFQSLHNQKNYLRIQNDSMIGEAASTDISTIKNMQTLVQTGKDLLKKPVSRVNLETGRVEAVHGEGTNEEALTRFAKLLSEERKLRPLGTAQ